In Candidatus Poribacteria bacterium, the DNA window AGCAGCGCGAGGTTCCGCCGGAGCGTATCGGCGACAGCCTCGAGTTCCGACTGCCGAGCGCGCTCCGCTTCGACGATGTTCGCTGGCGCACGCCGGGCGAAGTTCTCGTTGGATAGGTTCTTCGCGACGCGCTCCAAATCCTTCTCCGTCTTGCCGAGCTCCTTCGCGAGCCGTGCCATCTCCTGCTCGACGTCGATCACGCCTGCCAGCGGCACGAACGTCTCGACGTTGCCAGCGACGGCAACTGCTGCGGCGTGCGGCTTCTCGTGCGACGCCGCGACGTCGAACTCGGACGCCTTGACGAGCGTGCGAACCAGGTCGCGGTTCCGGGTCAGGACATCGCGCTCCCACGCGTTCGGCGAGTGCGCCATCGCCCGAATCTCCATCGCCGGCGAGACGTTCATCTGTCCACGGACGTTCCGGATCGAGTGCGTCACATCCATGATGAGCGCCATCTCGCGCTCGGCGTCCTCGTCGATGGCGTCGATGTCCGAAGTCGGGAACGCCGCCAGGCAGAGCGTGTCGCCGTCATGCGGGAGGTGCTGCCACAGCTCCTCCGAAATGAACGGCATGAACGGATGGAGCAAACGCAACCAGCCATCCATCACCTTCCAGAGCGTCTGCTTCGCCGTCCTCTGGGCGACCGGATCGCTCGACGCGTAGAGCCGGATCTTGGCGAACTCGATGTACCAGTCGCAGTACTCCTTCCAGATGAAGTCGTACAGCGCGTTTGCCGCATCGCCGAAGCGGAACTTCGCCAGCGAGTCGTTCACCGTCGCAGTCAATCGAGCGGATCGGCTCAGAACCCAGCGATCCGGGAGCTCCAACTCCATGGGATCGTCGCCCGACGGATCGAAGTCGCGAAGGTGCATCAGGACGAAGCGAGCCGCGTTCCATATCTTGTTCGCGAAGTTCCGGTACCCCGCGATCCTCCCCTCGGGAAGCTGCATCCACGGCGCTTCGATCATCGCGGCGGCGATGGCGAATCGGAAGGCGTCCGTGCCGTACCGATCCATCAGCACGATGGGATCGATGACATTGCCCTTCGACTTGCTCATCTTCTTGCCGTCGTCGCCGGCAAGGAGCGGATGCAGATAGACGTGACGGAACGGCGAACGACCATCGAGCTTCAGCGACAGGTTCACCATCCGCGACACCCAGAAGAAGAGGATGTCCCAGCCCGTAACCAGCACGTCCGTCGGGAAGAACGTGCGGAACGTGTCCGTCTCCTCGGGCCATCCGAGCGTCGAGAGGGGCCACAGGCCGCTGCTGAACCACGTGTCCAGCACGTCTGGATCGGGTTCCAGCGTGGTGTCTCCGAGCTTCTCCAGAGCCTGTGCGCGTGCGTCCTCTGCGTTCTCGGCGACGAACACCTCGCCGCCCGGAGCGTGCCACGCCGGGATCGGATGACCCCACCAGCGCTGCCGCGACAGGGGCCAGTCTCGGACGCTCGCCATCCAGTTGAGGAAGGTCGCCGTCTGGTTCTCGGGAACGAACTGGACTTCGCCGTCGCGCACCGCCTGCATCGAGCGCTTCGCCAGCGGCTTCATTCGCATGAACCAGCCACGGGCGACG includes these proteins:
- a CDS encoding valine--tRNA ligase encodes the protein MGQLKRLGASCDWERERFTLDDGSVRAVRRAFKTLYDAGLIYRGEEMVNWVPSLQTSVSDLEVEHEERPGKLYHVRYPLRDSEKALIVATTRPETMLGDTAIAVHPDDPRYQDVIGKVAILPLVGRELPVIADEYVDREFGTGALKVTPGSDPNDYEIGKRHGLPRLNILNPDGTMSVECGAYAGLDRFECRQRMVHDLQEQGYLLRIEDHVHAIGVHERTKEIVEPVVARGWFMRMKPLAKRSMQAVRDGEVQFVPENQTATFLNWMASVRDWPLSRQRWWGHPIPAWHAPGGEVFVAENAEDARAQALEKLGDTTLEPDPDVLDTWFSSGLWPLSTLGWPEETDTFRTFFPTDVLVTGWDILFFWVSRMVNLSLKLDGRSPFRHVYLHPLLAGDDGKKMSKSKGNVIDPIVLMDRYGTDAFRFAIAAAMIEAPWMQLPEGRIAGYRNFANKIWNAARFVLMHLRDFDPSGDDPMELELPDRWVLSRSARLTATVNDSLAKFRFGDAANALYDFIWKEYCDWYIEFAKIRLYASSDPVAQRTAKQTLWKVMDGWLRLLHPFMPFISEELWQHLPHDGDTLCLAAFPTSDIDAIDEDAEREMALIMDVTHSIRNVRGQMNVSPAMEIRAMAHSPNAWERDVLTRNRDLVRTLVKASEFDVAASHEKPHAAAVAVAGNVETFVPLAGVIDVEQEMARLAKELGKTEKDLERVAKNLSNENFARRAPANIVEAERARQSELEAVADTLRRNLALLRS